The following coding sequences are from one Deinococcus aerius window:
- a CDS encoding NPCBM/NEW2 domain-containing protein translates to PGQPPASSGQGFLSNLPWLNPANAWGPIEKDRSVGGKVLGDGRVLTIGGQTFAKGLGMHAGASVGYSLAGRCSTFSASVGVDDEVGSGGSVVFQVFGDGRLLAESPVRRGTDGPMPLTASLSGVNELRLVATDAGDGIESDHADWGGLSLTCTAGPTPPAVPAGFTASGQGTGVTLNWDDMLGAGLGGYRLERAPTPDGPFLPVTPDVIGASDFEDTFAPAGETSYYRVFTLDPGGDVSGFASASATRPAAPTASSLVYSPMADQPYGVSEAQGRAVNGKLYSFGGFDSLKGCCTPTDRAYVYEPAVNLWRRLPNMPGRGVTHAGMTTDGKSIYYAGGYIANSSWTAQVYGTKAVWRFDLASEQYTRLPDLPVERAAGQLEYLNGRLHYFGGTNLARTQNVGDHYILDLANGASAWITAAPLPNPRHHMGSAVLGGKIYAIGGQHGHDERLVTQATVNAYDPATDTWATLRDLPSARSHISSSTFVLGGRIVVAGGERSHLQNISAVNAYDPATDTWSALTSLPGARASGVAAPLGNGFVYSAGNWARSGWRVVPATP, encoded by the coding sequence CCCCGGCCAACCCCCGGCCTCCTCCGGCCAGGGCTTCCTCTCCAACCTCCCCTGGCTGAACCCGGCGAACGCCTGGGGGCCGATTGAAAAGGACCGCAGCGTGGGCGGCAAGGTGCTGGGGGACGGCCGGGTCCTGACCATCGGCGGCCAGACCTTCGCCAAGGGGCTGGGCATGCACGCGGGCGCCAGCGTGGGTTACAGCCTGGCGGGGCGCTGCTCGACCTTCTCGGCGAGCGTCGGCGTGGACGACGAGGTGGGAAGCGGGGGCAGCGTGGTCTTCCAGGTGTTCGGGGACGGCAGGCTGCTGGCCGAAAGCCCGGTACGGCGCGGCACAGACGGGCCGATGCCGCTGACGGCAAGTCTGTCGGGGGTGAACGAGCTGAGGCTGGTGGCGACGGACGCGGGGGACGGAATCGAGTCCGACCACGCGGACTGGGGCGGCCTTTCGCTCACCTGCACCGCCGGACCCACCCCGCCCGCTGTGCCCGCGGGCTTCACGGCGAGCGGCCAGGGCACAGGCGTCACGCTGAACTGGGACGACATGTTGGGCGCAGGGCTGGGCGGCTACCGCCTGGAGCGCGCCCCCACGCCCGACGGTCCCTTCCTGCCCGTGACCCCGGACGTGATCGGGGCCTCGGACTTCGAGGACACCTTTGCCCCGGCGGGCGAGACCTCGTACTACCGGGTGTTCACCCTCGATCCGGGCGGCGACGTCTCGGGGTTCGCTTCAGCCAGCGCCACCCGCCCCGCCGCGCCCACCGCGAGCAGCCTGGTGTACTCCCCCATGGCCGACCAGCCGTATGGCGTGTCCGAGGCGCAGGGCCGGGCCGTGAACGGCAAACTCTATTCCTTCGGCGGGTTCGACAGCCTCAAGGGCTGCTGCACCCCGACGGACCGCGCCTACGTCTACGAACCCGCCGTCAACCTTTGGAGGCGCCTGCCCAACATGCCGGGCCGGGGCGTGACCCACGCGGGGATGACCACCGACGGGAAGAGCATCTACTACGCGGGTGGATATATCGCCAACTCCAGTTGGACAGCGCAGGTCTACGGCACGAAAGCCGTCTGGCGCTTCGACCTCGCCAGCGAGCAGTACACCCGCCTGCCCGACCTGCCAGTCGAGCGCGCCGCCGGGCAGCTCGAGTACCTGAACGGCAGGCTGCATTATTTCGGCGGCACCAACCTCGCGCGCACCCAGAACGTTGGGGACCACTACATTCTGGACCTGGCGAACGGGGCCAGCGCCTGGATCACCGCCGCGCCGCTGCCCAACCCCCGGCATCACATGGGCTCAGCCGTGCTGGGCGGCAAGATCTACGCCATCGGCGGCCAGCACGGGCACGACGAGCGGCTGGTGACCCAGGCGACGGTGAACGCCTACGACCCGGCAACCGACACCTGGGCCACCCTGCGGGACTTGCCGTCGGCCCGCAGCCACATCTCCAGCTCGACCTTCGTGCTGGGCGGGCGCATTGTGGTGGCGGGGGGCGAACGCTCGCACCTGCAAAACATCTCGGCCGTCAACGCCTACGACCCGGCGACCGACACCTGGTCGGCGCTGACCTCGCTGCCGGGCGCGCGGGCCTCGGGCGTCGCCGCGCCCCTCGGCAACGGCTTCGTGTACTCCGCGGGCAACTGGGCCCGCTCTGGCTGGCGGGTCGTCCCCGCCACACCCTAG
- a CDS encoding glycosyltransferase family 4 protein — protein MLTLHVLPEGETLQPDGRGAIGRWVAEVVPLSGTRHVVLQGRGFQPGEGARYFVGHRLLTRVWRAGGRKSRLGLLVAGPLVVAFNLARLPWRDVDVIQVHNRPTYLLGLRILSRLKRRRPLLVLHLQNDHLAGWSAAVLRRVAACADLIITCSAHLRDTVRTQVTGDVEVVYNGTVLPSRTEPRRSSGPRVVLTYVGRMVPEKGVHVLLEAFERLTAEGAPAELHLIGGATFSNEPSPYWEELRARSAGREDIVWHGYQPSAVVEAHLHASDVLVCPSVWAEPFGMVIVEGMAHGNCLVASRTGGIPEIVEDEVTGLLVEPGDVEALTAALGRVVWDPALRARLASAGEAAARARFSWPQIAESYDRTIRLALGKAAPTASARVEAG, from the coding sequence ATGCTGACACTCCATGTCCTCCCCGAGGGCGAAACTCTTCAGCCCGACGGTCGCGGCGCCATCGGGCGCTGGGTCGCGGAAGTCGTCCCCCTCTCGGGCACCCGGCACGTGGTGTTGCAGGGGCGGGGGTTTCAGCCCGGCGAGGGGGCTCGCTACTTCGTGGGGCACAGGCTGCTCACCCGCGTCTGGCGGGCGGGGGGGCGCAAAAGCAGGCTGGGCCTGCTGGTGGCCGGGCCGCTGGTGGTCGCGTTCAATCTGGCCCGCCTCCCCTGGCGTGACGTCGACGTCATTCAGGTCCACAACCGGCCCACCTACCTCCTCGGGCTGCGCATTCTTTCCCGGCTGAAACGCCGCCGACCCCTGCTGGTGCTGCACCTGCAAAACGACCATCTGGCCGGGTGGTCCGCGGCGGTCCTCCGCCGCGTCGCCGCCTGCGCGGACCTGATTATCACCTGCAGCGCCCACCTGCGCGACACCGTGCGCACGCAGGTGACAGGTGACGTCGAGGTGGTCTACAACGGCACCGTGTTGCCCAGCCGAACTGAGCCCCGCCGCTCGTCCGGGCCCCGGGTCGTCCTCACCTACGTCGGACGGATGGTCCCGGAAAAGGGCGTGCATGTCCTGCTGGAGGCGTTCGAGCGGCTGACCGCCGAGGGCGCCCCTGCCGAACTCCACCTGATCGGCGGAGCGACCTTCTCCAACGAGCCCTCCCCGTACTGGGAGGAGTTGCGGGCGCGGAGTGCTGGGCGGGAGGACATCGTCTGGCACGGCTATCAGCCCTCGGCGGTGGTAGAGGCGCACCTGCACGCCTCGGATGTGCTGGTCTGCCCCTCGGTGTGGGCGGAGCCCTTCGGCATGGTCATCGTGGAGGGCATGGCGCATGGCAATTGCCTGGTGGCGTCACGGACGGGCGGCATTCCCGAGATCGTCGAAGACGAGGTGACAGGGCTGCTGGTCGAGCCCGGCGATGTCGAGGCGCTGACCGCCGCGCTGGGCCGCGTGGTGTGGGACCCGGCCCTGCGTGCCCGATTGGCGAGCGCGGGTGAGGCGGCGGCGCGGGCGCGCTTCTCCTGGCCGCAGATCGCCGAGAGCTACGACCGGACCATCCGGCTGGCGCTTGGGAAGGCCGCCCCGACCGCAAGCGCGCGGGTCGAGGCGGGTTAG
- a CDS encoding glycosyltransferase family 2 protein yields MSDSSSLPSRRAQAELAPSALPAQGSEPASGVAAVVVTYNRKELLVKCLDSLLRQTEPLARIYVIDNASTDGTSEVIPAHERVTYLRLEQNLGGAYGFAYGVRRALEGNYRYVWVMDDDCFAEDDALEQLLRWDGAAEALCGAVLARDGSFDLHQRRNFDPVRLRETPVSSETYARPCAPIDLFSFVGTLIRMDAVRRVGLPVDNFFFMGDDSEYALRLGAHGLRICLVPASRMWHHGSFAKAPHEKYNPRKHYYHIRNGLLIRRRYGKSLPWFMVRFCTFALFGYGALAKNGNLTWRSAALTAEALRDALLGRAYVKDFGK; encoded by the coding sequence ATGAGTGATTCCTCCAGTTTGCCCTCGCGGCGGGCCCAGGCCGAGCTGGCCCCCAGCGCGCTACCCGCCCAGGGAAGTGAGCCCGCGAGTGGCGTCGCCGCCGTCGTCGTGACCTACAACCGCAAGGAGTTGCTGGTCAAGTGCCTAGACAGCCTGCTGCGGCAGACGGAGCCGCTCGCGCGCATCTACGTGATCGACAACGCCTCCACTGACGGGACATCCGAGGTGATCCCGGCACACGAGCGCGTGACCTACTTGCGGCTGGAGCAGAACCTGGGCGGCGCGTACGGGTTCGCCTACGGGGTGCGCCGGGCCCTGGAGGGCAACTACCGCTACGTGTGGGTGATGGACGACGACTGCTTTGCCGAGGACGACGCACTGGAGCAACTGCTGCGGTGGGATGGGGCCGCCGAGGCGCTGTGCGGCGCCGTACTCGCGCGGGATGGCAGCTTTGACCTCCACCAGCGGCGCAACTTCGACCCGGTCCGGCTGCGCGAGACGCCGGTAAGTTCCGAGACCTATGCCCGGCCATGCGCGCCCATCGACCTCTTCTCCTTCGTGGGGACGTTGATCCGCATGGACGCGGTGCGCCGGGTGGGCCTCCCGGTGGACAACTTCTTCTTCATGGGGGACGACTCTGAGTATGCCCTGCGGCTGGGGGCTCACGGCTTGCGGATCTGTCTCGTTCCGGCCAGCCGGATGTGGCACCATGGCAGCTTCGCCAAGGCTCCCCATGAGAAGTACAACCCCAGAAAACACTACTACCACATCCGCAACGGGCTGCTGATCCGGCGGCGCTACGGCAAATCCCTGCCCTGGTTCATGGTCCGGTTCTGCACCTTCGCGCTCTTCGGCTACGGGGCTCTGGCGAAAAACGGCAACCTGACCTGGCGCTCCGCGGCCCTGACGGCCGAGGCGCTGCGCGACGCCCTGCTGGGCCGCGCCTATGTCAAGGACTTTGGTAAGTAG
- a CDS encoding lipopolysaccharide biosynthesis protein, producing the protein MNNLRQKTMNALKWSYLGLFTNMLLQPLFMAVLARLLTPQEFGVAAIASTLSTFGALLTELGVGQAIVQRRDLTQEHIRAGFTASLVLSVVVTVVVWFAAPLAGAYTQKPEVVPVFRGFALTYVVAALSAVSTSLLRRELRFKPLIVGEVAAYVIGHGLLGIGAARLGFGAMSLVISAAATWVIQLGVSYAYARHPFALTFRWAPYRDLYSYGARMSALRLLEFFSGNVATFLMARLFDVTAVGLYNRAYVIAGMPVARLAGGLTRVLGASFAALQDDPVKLRRAYSSGLLAMSTVMFSLAAGLFVCAPEIVRVLLGDRYMAAVPLVQAFAVYVPFPVLGNIAAIVAEATARLNIKIAVQSVQLVFLAAAFWTVYRLGWGVQGFAWVLVVAGVLYSAAYAVVASRILGGGHRETLKAYAVGAGCGVMVGAPLFLVAQLLRTAGVSVFALFGVELLLGAVLLGLVVLLGPETELRRYALKFLRPITTRLAVR; encoded by the coding sequence ATGAACAACCTGCGTCAGAAGACGATGAACGCCCTGAAGTGGAGCTACCTGGGCCTGTTCACGAACATGCTGCTGCAACCGCTGTTCATGGCGGTGCTGGCGCGGCTGCTCACTCCCCAGGAGTTCGGGGTGGCGGCCATCGCCTCCACGCTCTCCACCTTCGGGGCGCTGCTCACCGAGCTGGGGGTGGGGCAGGCCATCGTCCAGCGGCGCGACCTCACCCAGGAGCATATCCGGGCGGGCTTCACCGCGTCCCTGGTGCTGAGCGTGGTGGTGACGGTGGTGGTCTGGTTCGCCGCGCCGCTGGCGGGCGCGTACACCCAGAAGCCCGAGGTCGTCCCGGTGTTCCGGGGGTTCGCCCTGACGTACGTGGTCGCCGCCCTGTCAGCCGTGTCGACGAGTCTGCTGCGCCGCGAGTTGCGCTTCAAGCCACTGATCGTCGGCGAGGTCGCGGCCTACGTGATCGGCCACGGCCTCCTGGGCATCGGGGCGGCTCGGCTGGGCTTCGGGGCGATGAGCCTCGTCATCAGCGCGGCGGCCACCTGGGTCATCCAGCTCGGGGTGTCGTATGCCTATGCCCGCCATCCCTTTGCCCTCACGTTCCGCTGGGCCCCCTACCGCGACCTGTACAGCTACGGCGCCCGCATGTCGGCGCTGCGGCTGCTGGAGTTCTTCAGCGGGAACGTCGCCACCTTCTTAATGGCGCGGCTGTTCGACGTGACGGCCGTGGGCCTGTACAACCGCGCCTATGTGATCGCCGGAATGCCGGTCGCACGGCTGGCTGGGGGGCTTACGCGCGTCCTGGGGGCCTCTTTCGCCGCCCTTCAGGATGACCCCGTGAAGTTGCGGCGGGCCTACAGCTCCGGTCTGCTGGCGATGTCCACGGTGATGTTCAGCCTGGCGGCGGGCCTCTTCGTGTGCGCGCCGGAGATCGTGCGGGTGCTGCTGGGCGACCGCTACATGGCGGCCGTCCCCCTGGTCCAGGCTTTCGCGGTGTACGTGCCCTTTCCGGTCCTCGGCAACATCGCGGCCATCGTGGCGGAGGCCACGGCCCGGCTGAACATCAAGATCGCCGTGCAGAGTGTGCAGCTCGTATTTCTGGCCGCCGCCTTCTGGACGGTGTACCGGCTGGGGTGGGGCGTGCAGGGCTTCGCCTGGGTCCTCGTGGTGGCCGGAGTGCTGTACAGCGCGGCCTACGCGGTCGTCGCCTCGCGCATCCTGGGGGGTGGCCACCGCGAGACCCTCAAGGCCTACGCGGTGGGAGCGGGTTGCGGCGTGATGGTCGGGGCGCCCCTCTTCCTGGTCGCCCAACTGCTGCGGACCGCAGGCGTTTCGGTGTTCGCGCTCTTCGGCGTGGAGCTGCTGCTGGGCGCGGTTCTCCTGGGCCTGGTGGTGCTGCTCGGGCCGGAGACCGAGCTGCGGCGTTACGCGCTCAAGTTCCTGCGGCCCATCACCACCCGGCTGGCGGTTCGCTGA
- a CDS encoding glycosyltransferase, which translates to MKRNLIIYHEDLLTYSETFILGQAESLRRFTPYYAGLRRVGELETPPGRTIVVSDGTPRGRAGELLYKATGLAPRLVSRLRALRPVLMHAHFGTNGAMALPLARRLRVPLVVTFHGRDATVHDDHLRAGTLRERRLVTRRPELIRQGALFIAVSEHIRRQLLDRGFPPEKVVTHYNGIDTTFFTPREGPPSAEPAVLFVGRLVEKKGAAGLLRAMAEVQRAVPGARLVLIGDGPLRATLEEQARALGVRCAFLGKLSAGAVLDHMRAAQVFCLPSLTASNGDTEGLPTVVLEALAAGVPTVSTLSAGTPEAVTDGETGLLVPERDEGALAAALIRLLRDAPLRERLARAGRRVVVERFDAAVQARALETLYDRVAEQAPSGTSRGDVPAVKGPGHA; encoded by the coding sequence ATGAAGCGTAACTTGATCATCTACCACGAGGACCTGCTGACCTATTCTGAGACGTTCATCCTGGGCCAGGCCGAATCCCTGCGGCGCTTCACGCCCTATTACGCGGGGCTGCGCCGCGTTGGCGAACTGGAGACTCCTCCGGGGCGCACGATCGTGGTGAGTGACGGAACGCCCCGGGGGCGCGCGGGGGAACTGCTATACAAGGCGACGGGCCTAGCGCCGCGCCTGGTCTCGCGGTTGCGGGCGCTGCGCCCGGTACTGATGCACGCGCACTTCGGCACGAACGGCGCGATGGCGTTGCCGCTTGCCCGGCGGCTGCGGGTGCCCCTGGTGGTGACGTTTCACGGCCGCGACGCGACGGTGCATGACGACCACTTGCGGGCGGGCACGCTGCGCGAGCGCCGTCTCGTGACGCGCCGCCCCGAGTTGATCAGGCAGGGGGCGCTGTTCATCGCCGTCTCCGAACACATCCGCCGTCAACTGCTGGACAGGGGCTTTCCGCCTGAGAAGGTGGTCACCCACTACAACGGGATAGACACCACATTCTTTACCCCGCGCGAGGGTCCGCCTTCCGCTGAGCCCGCCGTGCTGTTCGTCGGCCGCCTGGTGGAGAAGAAGGGAGCGGCAGGGCTGCTGCGCGCGATGGCCGAGGTGCAGCGCGCGGTGCCGGGCGCGCGGCTCGTGCTGATCGGCGACGGGCCACTCAGGGCCACGCTGGAGGAACAGGCCCGGGCGCTGGGAGTGCGCTGCGCCTTCCTGGGCAAGCTGTCGGCGGGGGCTGTCCTCGACCATATGCGGGCGGCGCAGGTCTTCTGCCTGCCCAGCCTGACCGCGAGCAACGGTGACACCGAGGGGCTGCCCACCGTCGTCCTGGAGGCGCTCGCGGCCGGGGTGCCGACGGTGTCCACCCTCAGCGCCGGGACCCCGGAGGCGGTGACGGACGGCGAGACGGGGCTGCTGGTGCCCGAGCGGGACGAGGGGGCGCTCGCCGCGGCCCTGATCCGGCTGCTGCGGGACGCGCCGCTGCGGGAACGCCTCGCGCGTGCCGGACGCCGCGTTGTGGTCGAGCGTTTCGACGCGGCAGTGCAGGCCCGCGCCCTGGAGACGCTGTACGACCGGGTCGCCGAGCAGGCGCCGTCAGGCACCAGCAGGGGGGACGTTCCAGCCGTGAAAGGCCCGGGCCACGCATGA
- a CDS encoding glycosyltransferase family 2 protein codes for MNNGVCAVIVTYNRKDKLRECLTSLWASSERPEKVLVVDNASTDGTPALVAELFPEVDLLVLEQNLGGSGGFEAGMRRAYASGYEYLWLFDDDAYVEKDCLRRLLARADEADVLVPIQVDQAGRKYGIYRWNNGFVEVDKESHATVQVDIFAFVGPLIKRGVVRKIGLPRTDFFISADDIEYALRIKAAGLKTLCVLDAVFYHDYGGRTIKVKRLGRISTRSTQPAWKNYYNVRNELLMARDLDVPAGQKAGVYLYILKKFGRASLAELVYEENFLEKWKYTAIGVKDGLLNRTGKRILPVVK; via the coding sequence ATGAACAATGGTGTCTGCGCGGTCATCGTGACCTACAACAGGAAGGACAAGCTCCGCGAGTGCCTAACCAGCCTGTGGGCGTCGAGCGAGCGACCCGAGAAGGTACTCGTCGTCGACAACGCCTCGACCGACGGAACTCCCGCTCTGGTCGCAGAGCTGTTTCCCGAGGTCGATCTGCTCGTGCTGGAGCAGAATCTCGGCGGCTCGGGGGGGTTCGAGGCGGGCATGCGCCGAGCCTACGCGAGCGGGTACGAGTACCTATGGCTGTTCGACGACGACGCCTACGTCGAGAAGGACTGCCTGCGGCGCCTGCTGGCGAGAGCGGACGAGGCGGATGTCCTGGTTCCCATCCAGGTGGACCAAGCGGGCCGGAAATACGGCATCTACCGCTGGAACAACGGCTTTGTGGAGGTGGACAAGGAGAGCCACGCCACCGTCCAGGTCGATATCTTTGCCTTCGTCGGTCCACTCATCAAACGCGGCGTGGTGCGGAAGATCGGCTTGCCCCGCACGGATTTTTTCATCAGTGCGGACGACATTGAATACGCCCTGCGGATCAAGGCGGCGGGCCTAAAGACGCTCTGCGTCCTGGACGCCGTCTTCTACCACGATTACGGCGGCAGGACGATCAAAGTCAAGCGGCTGGGCCGGATCAGCACCCGCAGCACCCAGCCCGCCTGGAAGAACTACTACAACGTCCGCAACGAACTGCTGATGGCGAGAGACCTAGACGTGCCGGCGGGTCAGAAGGCGGGGGTCTACCTCTACATTCTCAAGAAGTTCGGGCGGGCTTCGCTGGCGGAACTCGTCTATGAGGAGAACTTTCTGGAAAAGTGGAAGTACACGGCGATCGGCGTCAAAGACGGCTTGTTGAACAGGACCGGCAAACGGATCCTGCCTGTGGTGAAGTGA